The following DNA comes from Gammaproteobacteria bacterium.
ATGATTAATCACCAGGACGCGGCCGTGCTCGATGTGCGTGAACCCGGCGAATACTCCGGCGGACATATCCTCAACGCGGTCAACATCCCGCTGAGCGCGCTGGAAGAACGCCTCGGTGAGCTCGCTGCCTGGCGCGGACGGCCGGTCGTCGTGTACTGCCGCACCGGCCCGCGCGCCGCGCGCGCCAGCGCGCTGCTGCGCCGAAACGACTTCGCCTCCGTCACCAAACTCTCCGGCGGAATACTGGCCTGGGAGAGCGCGGGCCTCCCCGTGAACAAGGCCTGAGAATAGAACGGCGCCGGCCAACATGCTAAGGTAGCCGGGCTCGAAAACCGTCGGCGCCGGGCTTGGAATATCGTGGAATCATTACCGAGGACCCCTTCATGTCGGATGAAAACCCCAGACAGTTCGCCATCAAAAAGATCTACTCCAAGGACATCTCCTTCGAGACGCCGAATTCGCCCCAGATCTTTCATGACGAGAAGAAATGGGCCCCCGAGGTAGACGTCAGTCTGAGTAACCGCAGCGGGGCGATCGGCCAGGACGTCTACGAGACCATCTTGTCGATCACGGTCACCGCCAAGCTCGACGGCAAGGTCGCCTATCTGGCCGAGGTGCACCAGGCCGGACAGTTCTTCATCAAGGGAATGCCGGAGGAAGAGTTGCGCGAATTGCTCGGCAGTTACTGTCCGAACCTGCTGTTCCCCTTCGTCCGCGAGGCCGTCGCCAGCCTGGTCGTCAAGGGCGGATTTCCCCAGCTACTGCTCGCCCCCGTGAATTTCGAACTGCTCTATGCCCAGCACATGAAGGCCATGAAGGAGCAGCAGAAGGCGGCGCCCCAGACCGGGCACTGAGGGCAGCGGCCCGGTTCGCCGACATGAGCGCAGACGACGCCCCTATCCTGGTGATCGGTGCCGGATCGTGGGGCACCGCGCTCGCCATCCTGCTGGCCGGCAACGGCAGTCGCGTCCTGCTGTGGGGCAACGAGCCGGCGCAGATGGCGGAACTCGCGCGCCGACGCCAGAATGTCCGGTATCTTCCCGGCATCGCCTTTCCTGATCGGCTCGAAATCGCGTCCGACATCGCGCCCGCGCTGGCGCGCGTCCGCGATGTCCTCATCGCCGCCCCCAGCGCGGCATTCCGCGCCGTGGTTCGTTCCGTCATTCAGCACCGGCCGGGCGATGTCCGCATCGCCTGGGGGACCAAGGGTCTCGAGCCCGGCCGCGGCCGTCCCTTGCATGAACTGATCGAGGACGAATGCCCCGCGCGGCCGCCGCTGGCGGTGATCTCGGGCCCGACCTTCGCCGCCGAGGTCGCGCGCGGACTGCCCACGGCCGTCACCGTGGCGACGAACGACGCCGACTTCGCCGCTGCGCTCACCCGCCGTCTTCATAACGACTACTTCCGCGTCTATACCTCCACCGACATCGTCGGCGTCGAGATCGGCGGCGCGGTCAAGAACGTGCTGGCGATCGCGGCCGGCATCGCCGACGGGCTCGGCTTCGGCGCCAACACCCGCGCCGCACTGGTGACGCGCGGCCTCACCGAGATCATGCGGCTCGGCGTCGCGCTCGGCGGACGCCGGGAGACCTTCATGGGCCTGGCCGGACTCGGCGACCTGGTGCTGACCTGCACCGACGACCAGTCGCGCAACCGCCGCCTCGGCCTGGCGCTCGGACGTGGACAGGGTTTCGCGCAGGCCAGCGCCGAGATCGGGCAGGTCATCGAGGGCGTGCAAACGGCGCGCGAGGTCGCCACGCTCGCGCGCGCGCACGGCATCGATATGCCCATCGCCACCGAAGTGCACCGCGTGCTGCATGAAGGCAAGGATCCGCGCGCGGCCGTAAAGTCCCTGTTCGGGCGCGAGCAGAAGGCGGAAGATTTCTCCTGACGTGATGCCTCGCCACAGAAGGTTGCCGTCATGAAGGCGATGATCCTGGCAGCCGGGCGCGGCGAGCGCATGCGCCCGCTCACCGACGCGGTGCCGAAACCGCTGCTCGAGGCGGGCGGTCGCAGCCTGATCGAGTACC
Coding sequences within:
- a CDS encoding rhodanese-like domain-containing protein, giving the protein MDQIGAFILNHWLLFLSLVFILALLAASVAKDRLLGFKEIKPAEAVEMINHQDAAVLDVREPGEYSGGHILNAVNIPLSALEERLGELAAWRGRPVVVYCRTGPRAARASALLRRNDFASVTKLSGGILAWESAGLPVNKA
- the secB gene encoding protein-export chaperone SecB, which translates into the protein MSDENPRQFAIKKIYSKDISFETPNSPQIFHDEKKWAPEVDVSLSNRSGAIGQDVYETILSITVTAKLDGKVAYLAEVHQAGQFFIKGMPEEELRELLGSYCPNLLFPFVREAVASLVVKGGFPQLLLAPVNFELLYAQHMKAMKEQQKAAPQTGH
- a CDS encoding NAD(P)-dependent glycerol-3-phosphate dehydrogenase is translated as MSADDAPILVIGAGSWGTALAILLAGNGSRVLLWGNEPAQMAELARRRQNVRYLPGIAFPDRLEIASDIAPALARVRDVLIAAPSAAFRAVVRSVIQHRPGDVRIAWGTKGLEPGRGRPLHELIEDECPARPPLAVISGPTFAAEVARGLPTAVTVATNDADFAAALTRRLHNDYFRVYTSTDIVGVEIGGAVKNVLAIAAGIADGLGFGANTRAALVTRGLTEIMRLGVALGGRRETFMGLAGLGDLVLTCTDDQSRNRRLGLALGRGQGFAQASAEIGQVIEGVQTAREVATLARAHGIDMPIATEVHRVLHEGKDPRAAVKSLFGREQKAEDFS